A stretch of Ranitomeya variabilis isolate aRanVar5 chromosome 3, aRanVar5.hap1, whole genome shotgun sequence DNA encodes these proteins:
- the RAB9A gene encoding ras-related protein Rab-9A: protein MASKSSLLKVILLGDGGVGKSSLMNRYVTNKFDTHLFHTIGVEFLNKELEVDNHMVTMQIWDTAGQERFRSLRTPFYRGSDCCLLTFSVDDLQSFQNLNNWKKEFIYYADVKDPDSFPFVVLGNKIDITERQVSIEEAQNWCRDNGYHPYFETSAKDATNVASAFEEAVRRVLAIEERSDQLIHNDTVNLHRKPKSSSACC, encoded by the coding sequence ATGGCATCAAAGTCTTCGTTACTGAAAGTAATACTTTTGGGAGATGGCGGTGTGGGGAAGAGTTCTCTGATGAATCGGTACGTTACCAACAAGTTTGATACTCACTTATTTCACACGATAGGAGTTGAGTTCTTGAACAAGGAGCTTGAGGTGGACAATCACATGGTCACCATGCAGATCTGGGACACCGCAGGCCAGGAACGGTTCAGGAGCTTGAGGACCCCTTTCTACAGGGGATCTGACTGTTGTCTGCTCACGTTTAGTGTAGATGACTTGCAAAGCTTTCAGAACTTAAACAACTGGAAGAAAGAATTCATCTACTATGCTGACGTCAAAGACCCAGACAGTTTCCCATTTGTGGTTTTGGGAAACAAAATTGATATCACTGAACGTCAAGTATCCATTGAAGAAGCACAGAATTGGTGTAGGGACAATGGGTACCATCCATATTTTGAGACAAGCGCAAAAGATGCCACCAATGTGGCCTCTGCATTTGAAGAAGCTGTCAGAAGGGTTCTGGCTATTGAAGAAAGATCGGACCAGCTGATCCACAATGACACAGTTAATCTACATAGAAAACCCAAGTCTAGTTCAGCATGCTGTTGA